One window from the genome of Acinetobacter sp. ANC 7912 encodes:
- a CDS encoding inorganic phosphate transporter → MNSNQTPLESAQGTSSNQAKNVHVPTPKFFMPVFLTLIISTLIYIGFQLTSDIAHVPAVQMGSLILLGTALLIALGFEFVNGFHDTANAVATVIYTNALSAPVAVMWAGFCNFMGVMVASGAVAYGIIALLPVELIMNVGTGAGFAMVFSMLIAAILWNLGTWFLGIPASSSHTLIGSILGVGIMNYLLNAGSGASGVDVEQVIKVGKALLFSPLIGFVFASILFLLVKKIFKRQLELFKPPEGNKPPPPLIRAILIFTCTGVSFAHGSNDGQKGMGLIMLILIGCVPLAYSLNKNLDAQHIQSFGQLSAQTADAIYPKHENIPDEKARAIITTYIQTKELNAEVVPALASLTDHLGDKVGSYSNIKDVPEAQVSEFRNDMYLSTTAFKRLEKAEALPAMTATQEKTVDEYRDNLDSFLQYIPTWVKVATALALGLGTMVGWKRIVVTVGERIGKEHMTYGQGMSAELVAMSTIAAADGFGMPVSTTHVLNSAVAGTMVANKSGLNFKMVKSILSAWVFTLPATICLSGALYWLLLKVF, encoded by the coding sequence ATGAATTCTAATCAAACTCCCTTAGAATCAGCACAAGGAACGTCTTCAAATCAAGCGAAGAACGTACATGTGCCGACACCGAAGTTTTTTATGCCGGTGTTCCTGACTCTAATCATTTCGACGCTGATCTATATCGGCTTTCAATTGACTTCCGATATTGCACATGTCCCTGCGGTACAGATGGGGTCATTGATCCTTTTAGGCACAGCATTATTGATTGCGCTGGGCTTTGAATTTGTAAACGGTTTCCACGATACCGCCAATGCAGTGGCGACTGTGATTTATACCAATGCCTTGTCTGCACCTGTGGCCGTGATGTGGGCAGGTTTCTGTAATTTCATGGGGGTAATGGTCGCAAGCGGCGCGGTTGCCTATGGGATTATCGCACTGCTGCCGGTGGAGCTGATCATGAATGTTGGCACCGGTGCCGGTTTCGCTATGGTCTTTTCCATGCTAATTGCGGCAATTCTCTGGAACTTGGGCACTTGGTTCCTTGGTATACCAGCTTCCAGTTCGCATACCCTAATCGGTTCGATTCTGGGTGTTGGTATTATGAACTACCTGCTGAATGCGGGTAGTGGTGCTTCTGGTGTCGATGTTGAGCAGGTGATCAAGGTTGGTAAAGCCTTACTGTTCTCACCACTGATCGGTTTTGTCTTTGCCAGCATTCTGTTCCTGCTGGTGAAAAAAATCTTCAAACGCCAACTTGAACTGTTTAAGCCACCTGAAGGTAACAAGCCACCACCACCGCTAATCCGTGCCATTCTGATCTTTACCTGTACTGGTGTCAGCTTTGCGCATGGTTCAAACGACGGTCAAAAAGGTATGGGTCTGATCATGTTGATCCTGATCGGCTGTGTGCCGCTAGCTTACTCACTAAACAAGAATCTGGATGCCCAACATATCCAGTCTTTCGGTCAGCTGTCTGCACAAACGGCTGATGCGATCTATCCGAAACATGAGAATATTCCGGATGAGAAAGCCCGTGCCATCATCACAACTTACATTCAAACAAAAGAACTGAATGCTGAAGTGGTACCCGCACTGGCAAGCCTGACCGATCACTTGGGTGATAAAGTCGGTAGCTACAGTAACATCAAGGATGTGCCAGAAGCTCAAGTTTCAGAATTCCGTAATGATATGTACCTGAGCACTACAGCATTTAAACGTCTGGAAAAAGCCGAAGCTTTACCTGCGATGACGGCTACACAGGAAAAAACAGTGGATGAATACCGCGACAATCTGGATTCCTTCCTGCAATACATTCCAACTTGGGTGAAAGTGGCAACTGCATTAGCATTGGGTCTTGGTACCATGGTGGGTTGGAAACGTATCGTGGTGACGGTTGGTGAGCGTATCGGTAAAGAGCACATGACTTATGGTCAGGGCATGTCTGCCGAGCTAGTTGCTATGTCTACAATCGCTGCTGCAGATGGTTTTGGTATGCCGGTATCAACCACACACGTTTTAAACTCTGCTGTTGCAGGTACCATGGTAGCGAATAAATCCGGTCTGAACTTTAAAATGGTGAAATCGATCCTATCGGCTTGGGTGTTTACATTACCTGCAACGATCTGTTTATCCGGTGCACTGTACTGGTTGTTGTTAAAAGTTTTCTAA
- a CDS encoding ABC transporter substrate-binding protein: MKFKTLALATLLGLTTSFAVSAQVTFNYKDQNIQLKKVPKKIAVYDLSALDTLNALGLEAQLVPAASYTGHLAKYQQDKFIKAGSLFEPDVNALKAAKPDLIIVGGRSTSKSDTVKDIAPTLNLSPNTEQYIADLTERTHVLARAFGKEKIATEKLDKISALQQQLKKQTEGKTALMLFAVGDNFMPHAENDRFGFIYELAGLKPVVDPSEKSDAPRPEAGSPEALKAAEKNVQRIAAAVEKNPNYIIVLDRGAVNTQKHTAQDNIQKHPALKNAKALTEKKVIYVNADAWYLTGAGLDNTAFMLEELIKGTTH; the protein is encoded by the coding sequence ATGAAATTTAAAACTTTAGCACTTGCCACACTTTTGGGGTTAACTACATCTTTCGCCGTTTCTGCACAGGTAACTTTCAACTACAAAGACCAGAACATTCAGCTGAAAAAAGTGCCAAAAAAGATTGCAGTGTATGACCTGTCAGCACTGGACACTTTAAATGCCTTGGGTCTTGAAGCACAGCTGGTCCCTGCTGCAAGCTATACAGGTCATCTAGCGAAATACCAGCAGGACAAATTTATCAAAGCGGGTTCATTGTTTGAGCCAGATGTGAATGCACTAAAAGCAGCCAAGCCTGACCTGATTATTGTTGGTGGTCGTTCTACATCTAAATCAGACACAGTTAAAGACATCGCCCCTACCCTAAACCTGTCGCCAAATACCGAGCAATATATTGCTGATCTGACTGAACGTACGCATGTACTAGCACGCGCATTTGGTAAGGAAAAAATTGCGACTGAAAAGCTGGATAAAATTTCGGCCCTGCAACAACAACTGAAAAAGCAGACTGAAGGCAAAACTGCATTGATGCTATTTGCTGTCGGTGATAACTTTATGCCACATGCAGAAAATGACCGTTTTGGCTTTATTTATGAACTGGCTGGCCTGAAACCGGTAGTAGATCCATCTGAAAAATCTGATGCGCCGCGTCCAGAAGCTGGCTCACCAGAGGCACTCAAAGCGGCTGAAAAAAATGTTCAACGTATTGCTGCTGCGGTAGAAAAGAATCCGAATTATATTATCGTTCTGGACCGTGGTGCAGTGAATACGCAAAAACATACGGCTCAGGACAATATTCAAAAACACCCGGCCCTGAAAAATGCCAAAGCATTAACCGAGAAGAAAGTCATCTATGTAAATGCTGATGCCTGGTACTTAACTGGTGCTGGTCTGGATAATACTGCATTTATGTTAGAAGAACTGATTAAAGGTACGACTCATTAA
- a CDS encoding rhomboid family intramembrane serine protease codes for MLHLPFNHTITLILITCIISFIAFSKEQVMNRLIFWPPAIQRGEYDRFIAHGFIHADGTHLLFNMITLFFFGSIIESFYRQYLFDMGFVLFYLGGLIAAILPSYLKNKNNPRWASLGASGAVSAVLFAYILFEPWKLIFVFFIPVPAIIFAVLYVAYSVWSGKRGNSNINHSAHLWGAAYGVIMTIILEPRVIPHFLNKLAQLPL; via the coding sequence ATGCTGCACTTACCGTTTAACCATACCATTACCCTTATTCTAATTACCTGCATTATCTCCTTTATTGCCTTTTCCAAAGAACAGGTGATGAACCGCCTGATCTTCTGGCCGCCTGCCATTCAACGTGGTGAATATGACCGCTTTATTGCGCATGGTTTTATTCATGCCGATGGTACGCATCTGCTGTTCAATATGATTACTCTGTTCTTCTTTGGCAGTATCATTGAAAGCTTTTACCGCCAATATCTGTTTGACATGGGTTTTGTGCTGTTCTATCTGGGGGGGCTAATTGCGGCAATTCTGCCAAGCTATTTAAAGAATAAAAATAATCCACGCTGGGCCAGTCTAGGGGCTTCTGGCGCGGTTTCTGCGGTACTGTTCGCCTATATCCTGTTTGAGCCATGGAAACTGATTTTTGTGTTCTTTATTCCGGTACCGGCGATTATTTTTGCCGTGCTGTATGTGGCTTATAGTGTCTGGTCAGGCAAGCGTGGCAACAGCAATATCAACCATAGTGCTCACCTGTGGGGAGCAGCCTATGGGGTAATCATGACCATCATTTTGGAACCTCGGGTCATTCCACATTTCCTGAATAAACTGGCGCAACTCCCTCTTTAA
- the nfuA gene encoding Fe-S biogenesis protein NfuA, producing MSTENSSTAVAEEIPNLLITPNAQEYLKELLEKQNTPGIGVRIFVENPGTPRAECCMAYSAPDEVVPTDYKQEYPDFPAYIDTPSIPYLLDAVIDYNKDRFGGQLTFRAPNSKVPRVGPDASVEERITYVLQSEINPGLAGHGGNCALVEVIEDEEHGLTAVLKFGGGCQGCSAIDVTLKQGVETTLKQHIPELARVVDQTDHSQAEGAYFK from the coding sequence ATGTCGACTGAGAACAGCAGCACTGCAGTTGCAGAGGAAATTCCTAACCTATTGATTACACCAAATGCGCAAGAGTATTTGAAAGAATTGCTGGAAAAGCAAAACACGCCGGGCATTGGTGTGCGTATTTTCGTGGAAAATCCTGGTACTCCGCGCGCTGAATGTTGCATGGCTTATAGTGCACCAGATGAAGTTGTACCGACAGACTACAAACAGGAATATCCAGATTTTCCTGCGTACATCGATACTCCATCTATTCCTTATTTGCTGGATGCAGTGATTGATTACAACAAAGACCGTTTTGGTGGTCAGCTGACTTTCCGTGCGCCAAACTCTAAAGTGCCACGTGTGGGTCCAGATGCCTCTGTAGAAGAGCGTATTACTTACGTGCTTCAGTCAGAAATCAACCCAGGTCTGGCAGGTCATGGTGGTAATTGTGCACTGGTGGAAGTGATTGAAGATGAAGAGCATGGTCTGACTGCAGTCTTGAAATTCGGTGGTGGTTGTCAAGGTTGTTCAGCAATTGATGTAACGCTGAAACAGGGTGTTGAAACCACTTTGAAACAGCATATTCCAGAGCTTGCACGTGTCGTTGACCAGACTGACCACAGCCAGGCTGAAGGTGCATACTTTAAATAA
- a CDS encoding TonB-dependent receptor domain-containing protein, producing the protein MNKPFFKSTLAFAVVSAMALSVQAQDQFNEEQKSDVKTEAIKLQTIVVSATGYEQEVEKAPSSMTVITREELDKREYNDITDVLRNTPGVVVSGSGSAQTISIRGMSSNYTLFLVDGKRQYGKDVNPNGDDAGFEKNILPPMASIERIEIIRGPASTLYGTDAMGGVVNIITKKVSDEWTGNIELGTTIQDSSKSGDIKNGSVYVSGPLIQEKLGLQLALNKQEREEDSYVGGFRGTERESLNSRLTYVLNDDHDLQLEANFVQQDSTTSVGKTVEAAAGAADSASRNYRSVYALTHNGRYTDNLDSSSYIQYESSKNPDRENTTLGTQGITLETWIANSQWNWLLGNHTLSMGAHYKDEKLIDKATNRNPNAPEFNELTRWSAALFLEDTWRLTDRFDLTAGLRYDHDENYSGHLSPRLYGVYAVNDNFTVKGGVATGYKQPDIRAATEGFYSVTGGGGSPLPTGRGIIRANPDLEPESSVSTELSFNWKNDYVNTSLTGFMTTYKDRITEVRACETDIDGSSTNRNNWQNWACFEGPTPFYFISERINVDEAEIKGVEATIEADLTDYTTLSANYTFTDSEFKSGEFKGQPLNQMPEHMFNILVDHEVTDALNIWSRLHYRSETSAYLSRTSMADPNPGYSFIDVGFNYKFTPNLTGKFGVYNLLDEKAEDVEGDQLLDGRRYSISLNAKF; encoded by the coding sequence ATGAATAAGCCGTTTTTTAAATCGACGTTGGCCTTTGCAGTGGTTTCAGCAATGGCATTATCTGTGCAGGCACAAGACCAATTTAATGAAGAACAAAAAAGTGATGTAAAAACAGAAGCGATAAAATTACAGACGATTGTGGTATCAGCTACGGGTTATGAACAGGAAGTTGAAAAAGCGCCATCTTCAATGACTGTGATTACCAGAGAAGAATTAGATAAACGCGAATATAACGATATTACGGATGTATTGCGTAATACCCCTGGTGTGGTAGTTTCTGGTTCAGGATCAGCGCAGACCATTAGTATTCGGGGAATGAGCTCAAATTACACTTTATTTCTGGTAGATGGTAAGCGCCAATACGGTAAAGACGTAAACCCGAATGGTGATGATGCTGGTTTTGAGAAAAATATTCTGCCACCGATGGCTTCTATTGAACGTATCGAGATCATTCGTGGCCCGGCATCGACCTTGTATGGTACAGATGCGATGGGTGGGGTCGTTAACATCATTACTAAAAAAGTGTCTGATGAATGGACAGGTAATATTGAGCTCGGTACCACCATACAGGACAGCTCTAAATCAGGTGATATTAAAAATGGCTCAGTCTATGTTTCTGGTCCACTGATTCAGGAGAAATTGGGACTGCAACTTGCGCTCAACAAACAAGAGCGTGAAGAAGATAGTTACGTTGGTGGTTTTCGAGGCACAGAACGTGAAAGCTTGAACTCACGTTTAACTTATGTGTTGAATGATGACCATGACCTGCAATTAGAAGCTAACTTTGTTCAACAGGACTCAACGACATCTGTAGGAAAAACAGTTGAAGCTGCCGCAGGCGCAGCTGACTCAGCATCACGGAATTATCGTAGTGTATATGCCTTAACACATAATGGTCGTTATACAGACAATCTGGATAGCTCATCCTATATCCAATATGAAAGTTCAAAAAATCCAGACCGTGAGAATACAACTTTAGGCACCCAGGGCATTACTTTGGAAACCTGGATTGCAAACAGTCAATGGAACTGGTTATTAGGTAATCACACCTTATCAATGGGGGCTCACTACAAAGATGAAAAGCTGATTGATAAGGCAACGAACCGTAATCCTAATGCACCAGAGTTTAATGAATTAACCCGTTGGTCTGCTGCATTATTTTTAGAAGATACATGGCGTCTAACGGATCGTTTCGATTTAACCGCAGGTTTACGTTATGACCATGATGAAAACTATAGTGGTCATTTGTCACCACGTTTATATGGTGTCTATGCAGTAAATGATAATTTTACAGTGAAAGGCGGGGTAGCGACCGGTTATAAACAGCCTGACATCCGTGCGGCTACTGAAGGCTTTTATAGTGTCACAGGTGGTGGTGGTTCTCCACTTCCGACAGGCCGTGGGATTATCCGTGCCAATCCGGATCTTGAACCAGAATCAAGTGTATCAACTGAGTTGAGCTTTAATTGGAAAAATGACTATGTAAATACATCTTTAACTGGGTTTATGACCACGTATAAAGACCGTATTACAGAAGTTCGTGCCTGTGAAACAGATATAGATGGTAGCAGCACCAACCGTAATAACTGGCAAAACTGGGCATGTTTCGAAGGCCCAACACCTTTCTACTTTATTAGCGAGCGCATTAATGTCGATGAGGCAGAAATCAAAGGGGTAGAAGCGACTATAGAAGCAGACTTAACGGATTATACAACTTTGTCTGCAAACTATACTTTTACTGATTCTGAGTTTAAGTCAGGTGAGTTTAAAGGCCAGCCACTTAACCAGATGCCAGAACATATGTTCAATATCTTAGTCGATCATGAAGTCACCGATGCTTTAAATATTTGGTCTCGTTTACACTATCGCTCAGAGACTTCAGCGTACTTAAGCCGTACGTCTATGGCAGATCCAAACCCTGGATATAGCTTCATTGATGTTGGCTTTAATTATAAATTTACTCCAAACCTGACAGGCAAGTTCGGTGTTTATAATCTTTTAGACGAGAAGGCTGAAGATGTAGAGGGAGACCAATTATTAGATGGTCGCCGTTACAGTATCAGCCTGAATGCTAAATTTTAA
- a CDS encoding alpha/beta fold hydrolase, which yields MSQAQVFSPARAQTSSNILNQYLFQQRTQAGLQNKSIKVGEITWSYNEGGSKNRPSIVLIHGLAGTKDHWNRVAQFLTPYYHVIIPDLPNNGDTRTPEDFDFSVPNVTSQLRQFLETLKVEKNLHVAGHSLGGSIATVYAAQYPFDTQSLFLINSAGIYKQANTPYTRDPHALKNLIVNKPGDLDDVRHKLMQHPPALPDKLVQAQEKLLISQADKTSKTIDQIVMLSRIYTPETFARLTRNVEAPTLILWGKQDRIINVEVAKELHSLLKRAETPIILNNVGHVPLLEADQQVAQYYLPFLAKTQTLKNPLADKLIPLN from the coding sequence ATGAGTCAGGCCCAGGTCTTTTCACCTGCTCGTGCTCAGACTTCGAGCAATATCTTAAATCAATATTTATTCCAGCAACGCACCCAAGCAGGCTTGCAAAATAAAAGCATCAAAGTTGGGGAAATTACCTGGAGTTATAATGAAGGTGGCAGTAAAAACCGACCTTCGATTGTACTGATTCACGGTCTGGCCGGTACCAAAGATCACTGGAATCGTGTCGCACAATTTCTAACCCCTTATTACCATGTCATCATTCCAGACCTGCCGAATAATGGCGATACCAGAACGCCTGAGGACTTTGACTTTTCCGTACCAAATGTCACCTCACAGCTGCGCCAGTTTCTTGAAACCTTAAAAGTTGAGAAAAACCTGCATGTGGCAGGTCATTCGCTGGGCGGTTCTATTGCCACTGTTTATGCAGCTCAATATCCTTTTGATACACAAAGTCTGTTTCTCATCAATAGTGCCGGCATCTATAAACAGGCCAATACTCCATATACTCGTGATCCACATGCTTTAAAAAATCTGATCGTAAATAAACCGGGCGATCTGGATGATGTGCGACATAAACTGATGCAGCATCCACCAGCTTTACCAGACAAACTGGTACAGGCACAGGAAAAACTGCTGATTTCACAAGCGGACAAAACCAGCAAAACCATTGACCAGATTGTCATGCTGAGCCGCATCTATACGCCAGAGACTTTTGCCCGCTTAACCCGTAATGTAGAAGCGCCAACGCTGATTCTCTGGGGCAAACAGGATCGTATTATTAATGTCGAAGTCGCCAAGGAACTACATTCCCTGCTCAAACGTGCGGAAACACCAATTATCCTGAATAATGTCGGTCACGTGCCATTACTCGAAGCAGACCAACAGGTGGCGCAGTATTATTTACCATTCCTGGCCAAAACCCAGACCCTAAAAAATCCGCTGGCAGATAAACTCATTCCTTTAAATTAA
- a CDS encoding carbonic anhydrase → MLTAQEAIERLKKGNQRFVNGETQHLKLLSHQERAEMAESQEPFAIILGCSDSRVPAEMIFDQGLGDLFVIRVAGNIVAPSQVGSVEFAAESFGCPVVIVLGHTHCGAIHSTIEALTNPATPPSANLMSIVNRVRPSVEILMQTELKDDLNKLSRHAVKSNVFASVNQLRHGSAVLENLILQGKLQVIGAEYSLETGEVTFFDF, encoded by the coding sequence ATGCTCACAGCTCAGGAAGCGATCGAACGTCTTAAAAAAGGTAACCAGCGCTTTGTTAATGGTGAAACACAGCATTTAAAATTATTATCGCATCAAGAACGTGCGGAAATGGCAGAAAGTCAGGAACCCTTTGCGATTATTTTAGGCTGTTCAGATTCGCGTGTACCTGCGGAAATGATCTTTGACCAAGGCTTGGGTGACCTGTTCGTGATTCGTGTTGCGGGTAACATTGTGGCGCCGTCTCAGGTCGGTAGTGTGGAATTCGCAGCAGAAAGCTTTGGCTGTCCTGTGGTCATTGTATTGGGTCATACCCATTGTGGTGCGATTCATTCAACCATTGAAGCCCTGACCAATCCGGCAACCCCGCCATCTGCAAACCTAATGTCAATTGTGAACCGTGTGCGTCCATCAGTTGAAATCCTGATGCAGACTGAGCTGAAAGATGACCTGAACAAACTGTCTCGACATGCAGTGAAATCGAACGTCTTTGCTTCAGTCAACCAGTTGCGTCATGGGTCTGCCGTACTAGAGAACCTGATTCTGCAAGGCAAACTGCAAGTGATTGGTGCAGAATATTCACTGGAAACAGGTGAAGTCACTTTTTTTGACTTCTGA
- a CDS encoding arylesterase: MRLNIRILKSYLFRSLALFSLCLTPVLVSAKTIMILGDSLSAGYGIQPEQGWVYLLQKRLDQQYPKQHKVVNASVSGETTSGALARLPKLLQTHKPHIVVIELGGNDGLRGQPPQMIQKNLSSLVQQSQKAKAKVILFGMKMPPNYGQSYSKAFENNYKVVSQQYKVKLLPFFLNGVAGNKSLMQQDLVHPTAKAQTILLNNAYPYIKGAL, translated from the coding sequence ATGCGTCTTAATATTCGAATTCTAAAGTCTTATTTATTCCGCAGCTTAGCGCTTTTCAGCCTGTGCCTGACGCCTGTTCTAGTTTCAGCAAAGACGATTATGATTTTGGGTGACAGCTTAAGTGCGGGTTATGGTATTCAACCTGAACAGGGTTGGGTCTATCTGTTGCAAAAACGTTTAGACCAACAGTATCCGAAACAGCATAAAGTGGTCAATGCAAGTGTCAGCGGCGAAACTACCAGCGGTGCACTGGCGCGTCTGCCTAAACTGCTGCAGACACATAAGCCGCATATTGTGGTCATTGAACTGGGGGGAAATGATGGTCTGCGTGGTCAGCCACCACAAATGATTCAGAAGAATCTGTCCAGTCTGGTCCAGCAAAGTCAGAAAGCCAAGGCAAAAGTCATTTTATTTGGCATGAAAATGCCACCCAATTATGGCCAAAGCTACAGCAAAGCTTTTGAAAATAATTACAAGGTGGTCAGCCAGCAATATAAAGTGAAATTACTGCCATTTTTCCTGAATGGCGTGGCGGGAAATAAAAGCCTGATGCAGCAGGATCTGGTGCATCCAACGGCTAAGGCACAAACAATCCTGTTAAATAATGCCTATCCATACATTAAAGGCGCCCTCTAA
- a CDS encoding ABC transporter ATP-binding protein yields MIQDRRENSIMPQPIISAQQLTQKIQLSQKQLTIFENLNLEIQAGEQVVITGRSGSGKSTLLGILATLDQASSGQLQVCGELITELNEEQRAKVRLENIGFVFQSFQLLPHLTALENVMLPLRLQPNFNYAGAEQKALNLLKRVGLDRQAQQTPKVLSGGEQQRVAIARALVSEPKIIFADEPTGNLDGETAQEIEQLLFQLNRELGTTLVLVTHDQKLAQQCQRHFELSNGQLTEHANGG; encoded by the coding sequence ATGATTCAAGACCGCCGGGAAAACTCCATCATGCCACAGCCCATCATTTCTGCTCAACAATTGACACAAAAGATACAACTATCACAAAAACAGTTGACGATTTTTGAGAATCTGAATCTGGAAATTCAGGCCGGTGAGCAGGTGGTGATTACTGGACGATCCGGCTCTGGAAAATCAACTTTGCTGGGTATTCTGGCTACCCTCGATCAGGCCAGTTCCGGGCAGTTACAGGTTTGCGGTGAATTAATTACCGAACTGAATGAAGAACAACGTGCCAAGGTTCGACTGGAAAATATCGGCTTTGTATTTCAGTCCTTTCAGCTGTTGCCGCATCTGACTGCACTGGAAAATGTCATGTTGCCATTACGACTGCAACCAAACTTTAACTATGCCGGAGCGGAACAGAAAGCTTTAAATCTGTTAAAGCGAGTTGGGCTGGATCGACAAGCACAGCAAACGCCAAAAGTCTTATCGGGTGGGGAACAGCAACGCGTTGCCATTGCCCGAGCCTTGGTCAGTGAACCCAAAATTATCTTTGCCGATGAACCAACGGGTAATTTGGATGGAGAAACTGCACAGGAAATCGAACAGCTGTTATTCCAGTTAAACCGGGAACTCGGCACGACGCTGGTACTGGTCACGCATGATCAGAAATTGGCGCAGCAATGCCAGCGCCATTTTGAATTGAGCAATGGTCAATTAACTGAACATGCGAATGGAGGATGA
- a CDS encoding rhomboid family intramembrane serine protease, translating to MSEYAPPSIHRKLDVHAWWFTALLIAVNIGLFVWQILTGTDASSPGTQDAIRWGADYAPLTYLAEPIRVFSSMFFHFGLIHLMLNMWALYIFGSVAEQMLGRAYFVGLYLCAGLMGSLLSGYMSIQDTYTLIEGGVANPELFPRVSAGASGAVMGLGGALTIISILPILPRQRFILDKKTLLMVMGINLFMGFMIAGINNAAHIGGMIMGAVLAALWYAGQRLHKPAIINFIALLAAFAACYFMYQYNLKLLEPIQPLWEEVLEMMRKQLNI from the coding sequence ATGTCTGAATACGCACCGCCTTCCATTCACCGTAAACTGGACGTCCACGCCTGGTGGTTCACTGCCCTGTTGATTGCTGTGAATATCGGATTATTTGTCTGGCAGATTCTGACTGGCACCGATGCCAGCAGTCCGGGTACGCAAGACGCCATTCGCTGGGGAGCTGATTATGCACCTTTGACCTATCTGGCGGAACCCATTCGCGTATTTAGCAGCATGTTTTTTCATTTTGGTCTGATTCACTTGATGTTGAACATGTGGGCACTGTATATCTTTGGCAGTGTTGCCGAGCAGATGCTGGGACGAGCCTATTTCGTTGGTCTGTATCTCTGTGCTGGGCTGATGGGCAGTCTGCTCAGTGGTTATATGAGCATTCAAGATACCTATACACTGATCGAAGGCGGTGTCGCCAATCCTGAGCTATTTCCACGTGTCAGTGCCGGTGCTTCAGGTGCCGTGATGGGTCTTGGTGGTGCACTGACCATTATTTCCATTCTGCCAATTTTGCCGCGTCAGCGTTTTATTCTGGATAAAAAGACCCTGCTGATGGTAATGGGGATCAACCTGTTTATGGGCTTTATGATTGCCGGCATTAATAATGCCGCGCATATCGGCGGCATGATCATGGGTGCGGTACTTGCAGCCCTTTGGTATGCCGGGCAAAGACTACATAAGCCGGCAATCATTAATTTCATCGCCCTGCTTGCCGCCTTTGCAGCCTGCTATTTCATGTATCAATACAACCTTAAACTGCTTGAACCAATTCAGCCGCTCTGGGAAGAAGTACTGGAGATGATGCGTAAGCAACTGAACATCTAA
- the mtgA gene encoding monofunctional biosynthetic peptidoglycan transglycosylase: MKAFLIRIFLLLFSVFLCIQLWIFASLAWWRFKPVDTTMMMRLDYWSEPAVPIKHQWRPYDEISTNLKKAVVTAEDGKFMHHHGFDWEGIQTALSKNKEQGKVVAGGSTISQQLAKNLFLFNKRSFLRKGQEVIATWMMERMWSKERILEVYLNSIEFGHHVYGAEAAAKHYFGKTSESLTKDEAIFLAAILTNPKYFEEHRHASALKARKHMIHRYMRYAEIP, encoded by the coding sequence ATGAAAGCTTTTCTGATCCGAATCTTCCTGCTGTTGTTCAGTGTGTTTCTATGTATCCAGCTCTGGATTTTTGCCTCTCTGGCCTGGTGGCGTTTCAAGCCGGTGGATACTACCATGATGATGCGTCTGGATTACTGGAGTGAGCCAGCTGTACCGATCAAGCATCAATGGCGCCCTTATGACGAGATCAGTACTAACCTGAAAAAGGCCGTGGTCACTGCTGAAGATGGCAAGTTTATGCATCACCACGGTTTTGACTGGGAAGGTATTCAGACCGCATTGAGTAAAAACAAAGAGCAGGGCAAGGTCGTAGCAGGTGGTTCGACTATTTCCCAGCAGCTGGCGAAAAACCTATTCCTATTTAACAAGCGTTCTTTTTTGCGTAAGGGCCAGGAAGTGATTGCCACTTGGATGATGGAACGGATGTGGTCAAAAGAGCGTATTCTGGAAGTGTATTTAAACTCGATTGAGTTCGGTCATCATGTTTATGGGGCCGAAGCCGCAGCCAAACACTATTTTGGCAAAACTTCAGAAAGCCTGACCAAAGATGAAGCCATCTTCTTGGCCGCGATTCTGACCAATCCGAAATACTTTGAAGAACATCGTCATGCCTCTGCGCTCAAGGCACGTAAGCATATGATTCACCGCTATATGCGTTATGCGGAAATTCCTTAA